The region GTGATGTATCCGGATCTTGGCTTGTCTTTGCATAGAGGGCCGTCGCAAAAGACGCCAAAGTGCACCTCGTGAGACTGCAGCGGCTCAGAGATAGCCGTGTAGAGCGGGGCGAACCGATGACCAGGATGGGTCCGAGATGCCGAGAGATGGCACTCGGAACAGTAATCCCAGTCTGGGCATGTGAGGCATTTGTGGCGTACACCGGTAATATGCTGAAAGTAAGTTAGCAAGTACTATCGAACAGTCATACGGGTGGATGGCGTACGCTTTCACAGCCATCACATATAGCTGCATGATGATAACCACGGCCGGGCTTGCAGCGGGAAAGAACAAGGTTCTTTAAGCCAGCATCGTGGTCTCCCAACAACACAAAGGTGTGTGAAGGGTGATGCCCATGTTTGTGTCCAAGAATGCAGGTAATGCACAAGTCGAAATCATCGCAGTCAGCGCAGGAAACCATTTTACCCTCGTCGAACTCTGTAATCAATTAGAACACATAAAGAGATACAATATGCGGATTGCGTACCTTTGAGGCAGTTGTTACACACACGTTCGCGGTTGATTGCGATATTTTCAGCTAATCCGGGAGCACTTTCCAAAACTGGCTCCGACCGGGGTTTATGCTCATCGCGAGTTTGAATTTTATGTGATGCGAGAGTCTTAGTGGTGCTGTTGGTGATGATACCGTCCTTTACAAAACGTCTAACCAGCCAATGGTCCTCGCCCTGGCAGTTAACGCCCGAGTCAATGCACTGCGGACAGAGGTCATAGTCGCCGTCGGAACAGGTATTGCAATGGTAGTGTTCATTTGGAATAGGACGACCACAGTGATCGCAGTCGATGCAGAACACACCAGCAGTGGAGGTGTGAGAGATCACGGGAGCACTCGGGCTGTCAGGGCCCAAGATAAATTCTCTGTGGCTGACGGATTTCGATCCTTCCATTTCGGTGGCCGAGCAGAAGGGGTCTTGAGAGCCGAACAATGTGGTCCGTTCCGCACTTACTGGAAGAGTTGTAGCTAATGTGGTAGAACTGTCGTTCGTATCAACTGCTTTCTCAGGAATAGGGTGACTCAAAACGGTTTCCAGGTAGCTGTATCTTGGTTCGCTAATGCTCTCGGATACTGCTGGTTGGCTCGTAGGCTGGACGACAGTAGCTTTGAttcgcagcttcagcttggcTTTCGCAGCCCGATAAAGCTGTTTAAAAACTGCCGGGTTGTTGCTGTCTAGCTGGACATAAGAACCGGCACTATCCGAATAGCGTTCAAAGATGACGTTGGTATCCGCCGGAGTGCCAAGCAGTTGGCGCAACTAGTGCGGGAACGTCAGTATCGAGTGGTGCGATGATGTTGATTGAATTCCTGGGACGCTTAGGGGGAAGACGAAAGCATGAGAGAACTCAGGCTGAAGTTAGGGTAAAGGTGAACGAAAGAGAGATAATGAAGGTACGGTGAGAGTCGTAAGGGTCGGCGGCCCCGGTCGGAGCTCAAGTGGGGACAGAACTTACATTCTGGGGTAAGGTACGAGCCCCGAGATCCCTCAAAGGGATTTTGAAGCGCCTGGTATGGTCTTCATAGGTCACCTTGACAGTAATCAAAGTACCAGGCCCGACGGGGTTGACGGTGGGTGCGGACATGACTGCTGCCCTCGAAGCTGTACTAATCGCTTGCGGGCCGGGTAGCTACGCTAGC is a window of Aspergillus nidulans FGSC A4 chromosome VI DNA encoding:
- a CDS encoding ZZ type zinc finger domain protein (transcript_id=CADANIAT00009609) is translated as MSAPTVNPVGPGTLITVKVTYEDHTRRFKIPLRDLGARTLPQNLRQLLGTPADTNVIFERYSDSAGSYVQLDSNNPAVFKQLYRAAKAKLKLRIKATVVQPTSQPAVSESISEPRYSYLETVLSHPIPEKAVDTNDSSTTLATTLPVSAERTTLFGSQDPFCSATEMEGSKSVSHREFILGPDSPSAPVISHTSTAGVFCIDCDHCGRPIPNEHYHCNTCSDGDYDLCPQCIDSGVNCQGEDHWLVRRFVKDGIITNSTTKTLASHKIQTRDEHKPRSEPVLESAPGLAENIAINRERVCNNCLKEFDEGKMVSCADCDDFDLCITCILGHKHGHHPSHTFVLLGDHDAGLKNLVLSRCKPGRGYHHAAICDGCESHITGVRHKCLTCPDWDYCSECHLSASRTHPGHRFAPLYTAISEPLQSHEVHFGVFCDGPLCKDKPRSGYITGVRYKCSVCHDTDFCAKCEVHPLNTHNRTHPMVMLKTPVRSVTVNTVHENTFSQETTSVGDHIQSSTSTQASARNDPDTEMETVAEKKVQVSEDLPREAKSINLEKTSSPVMDSEYQAFFLEDTISDGTAMQPNQVFQQTWKLYNPGPLAWPAGSNVRFVGGDSMFNVDTNHPSSLESVTAAMESNKLPQPLEAGQSAEFTVNLKAPRRLGSAISYWRMKLADGTPFGHRLWCDIQVREDLVPAADDRKDDNNIISSEKTPEPAAVNNSDISESHMVFPKLDKESPAASTHEAVNVPATAPSVTDASERDVFDDMASLTLGEETSTETGFLTDEEYDILDASDQEFLDANSSR